Proteins from a single region of Trichoderma asperellum chromosome 3, complete sequence:
- a CDS encoding uncharacterized protein (MEROPS:MER0015095~SECRETED:SignalP(1-23)), with amino-acid sequence MPFNVLRASLVVPLVGLFGAALGIGTLTDDDLRNLPSPGSDFDIHNGKLLAPILIPRVPGTEGQVKTQRHFVDFFKSNLPEWEMLWQNSTSKTPATGNNDIPFSNLIFRRDPPDSREGEVGRLTLVAHYDSKLEPKDFIGATDSAAPCAMLLHIARSIEGALKSKWSASGANDGLDDDFESDVGVQIILLDGEEAFVRWTQTDSLYGARSLAETWESEFHPTMSTYRTPLHSISLFVLLDLLGSPDPRVPSYFPTTHWAYKNMASLEKRMRDLGLLESKPAHPFLPDGNKQSSEFGYGGIEDDHIPFLRRGVDILHLIPTPFPSVWHTMQDDGDHLDMPSVHDWTKLVLAFTAEWMDLSGHFPKEPPKSKRSETTIEPSKRTEL; translated from the exons ATGCCTTTCAACGTCTTGCGGGCATCCCTCGTGGTGCCTCTCGTTGGCCTCTTCGGCGCAGCGCTCGGCATCGGGACTTTGACCGACGACGATTTGCGAAACCTGCCATCTCCCGGCAGCGATTTCGACATTCACAACGGGAAGCTTCTGGCTCCAATTCTCATACCGCGAGTGCCGGGCACCGAAGGACAAGTCAAGACACAGCGACACTTTGTTGACTTCTTCAAGAGCAATCTGCCAGAATGGGAAATGCTATGGCAGAACTCGACCTCCAAGACGCCGGCGACCGGGAACAATGACATACCATTCTCGAATCTCATCTTCCGCCGCGATCCGCCCGATTCTCGCGAGGGAGAGGTCGGGAGACTGACGCTGGTGGCGCATTACGACAGCAAGTTGGAACCCAAGGATTTCATTGGGGCGACGGACAGCGCGGCGCCGTGTGCAATGCTCCTACACATTGCGAGGAGCATTGAGGGAGCGCTCAAGTCGAAATGGAGTGCGTCGGGGGCAAATGACGGGCTGGACGACGATTTCGAGTCGGATGTTGGCGTGCAGATTATTTTGCTGGACGGAGAGGAGGCCTTTGTGCGCTGGACGCAGACGGACTCCTTGTATGGTGCGAG ATCTCTGGCCGAGACTTGGGAATCCGAGTTCCATCCCACCATGTCGACTTACAGGACGCCTCTACACTCCATCAGCCTCTTCGTTCTTCTGGATCTACTTGGGTCGCCTGATCCCCGTGTGCCATCCTACTTCCCAACCACCCACTGGGCGTATAAGAACATGGCATCGCTAGAGAAGCGCATGCGCGATCTGGGTCTTCTCGAGTCCAAACCCGCCCATCCCTTTCTACCAGACGGAAACAAGCAGTCTAGCGAATTCGGCTACGGAGGCATCGAAGATGACCATATTCCCTTTCTGAGACGAGGCGTTGATATCCTTCATTTGATTCCCACGCCTTTCCCTAGCGTGTGGCATACGATGCAGGATGATGGGGATCATCTTGATATGCCCAGCGTCCATGACTGGACTAAGCTGGTTCTAGCATTCACAGCAGAGTGGATGGATTTGTCCGGGCATTTCCCAAAGGAGCCGCCAAAGTCTAAGAGGAGCGAAACGACGATTGAACCAAGTAAAAGGACTGAGTTATGA
- a CDS encoding uncharacterized protein (TransMembrane:8 (i81-101o107-125i198-223o255-276i288-309o321-337i349-368o388-413i)), producing MSTVNTLPLHQGDITSTRGGSSMAPNTKQAVAECISDDALIHLKSYKYSSVDKSPVSKYILGPWWNAFVEVLPLWIAPNMVTLLGFFFILFNVALVVIYMPDLVGPGPSWLYFSFAFGLFMYQTMDNVDGKQARRTGTSSGLGELFDHGIDSLNCTLASLLETAAMGLGTSPSGIFTALIPCLPMFFSTWETYHTHTLYLGVINGPTEGLLIACGIMIISGIYGPDVFTKPLAHIWGDHLEGVAHLIGDVSFRDIWVGMIVFLLVTTHIPFCVLNVARARQAKNLPVLPVFLEWIPMAVFTVCTGAWVFSPYSSLMKDNHLVLFCCTMSLVFGRLTTKIILAHLTRQPFPYWTVMLTPLVGGAVLGNLPRVGFPQISPQLELFYMWGYFFFAVVVYFRWAYLVITSICNFLGINALTIPKEKQLANKLAARAATKLH from the exons ATGTCTACAGTCAACACGCTGCCACTGCATCAGGGTGATATTACCTCAACACGAGGTGGTAGCAGCATGGCCCCTAACACAA AACAGGCTGTGGCCGAGTGCATCTCGGACGATGCCCTGATCCATTTGAAGTCGTACAAATACTCGAGCGTTGATAAATCACCAGTGTCGAAATACATTCTTGGTCCTTGG TGGAACGCCTTTGTCGAAGTATTACCGCTATGGATCGCGCCAAATATGGTCACCCTTCTGGGgtttttcttcattcttttcAACGTCGCCTTGGTGGTCATCTATATGCCTGATCTAGTGGGACCA GGGCCGTCATGGCTGTACTTTAGTTTTGCGTTTGGCCTTTTCATGTACCAGACGATGGATAACGTCGACGGAAAGCAGGCGAGAAGGACCGGCACCTCGAGCGGCTTGGGCGAGCTCTTCGACCATGGCATCGATTCGCTTAACTGCACTCTCGCCAGTTTACTTGAGACGGCTGCCATGGGACTGGGTACCTCGCCCTCTGGTATCTTCACGGCCCTTATTCCGTGTCTTCCCATGTTCTTCTCAACGTGGGAGACTTACCATACGCATACGCTCTACCTCGGCGTCATCAACGGCCCAACGGAAGGCCTCCTCATTGCCTGCGGCATCATGATCATCTCCGGAATTTACGGGCCAGACGTTTTCACGAAGCCTCTCGCACATATCTGGGGCGACCACTTGGAGGGAGTGGCCCATCTCATTGGAGACGTCTCTTTCCGGGATATCTGGGTTGGCATGATCGTCTTCCTGTTGGTCACTACCCATATCCCCTTTTGCGTCTTGAACGTCGCCCGTGCGCGCCAAGCGAAGAATCTCCCTGTTCTTCCCGTGTTCCTCGAGTGGATTCCAATGGCCGTCTTCACCGTTTGCACTGGTGCTTGGGTCTTTTCTCCTTACAGCTCGCTCATGAAGGACAACCACCTCGTCCTCTTTTGCTGCACCATGTCCCTTGTTTTCGGACGTCTCACTACCAAAATCATCCTTGCGCACTTGACCCGTCAACCATTCCCATACTGGACTGTCATGTTGACTCCGCTGGTTGGAGGTGCTGTTCTTGGTAACCTTCCTCGAGTTGGCTTTCCTCAGATTAGCCCTCAGCTGGAGCTGTTTTACATGTGGGgatatttcttcttcgcagTGGTGGTTTATTTCCGCTGGGCTTATCTGGTGATCACCAGTATCTGCAACTTCTTGGGCATCAATGCTCTTACCATTccaaaggagaagcagctggccaACAAGCTGGCCGCCAGAGCCGCCACCAAGCTGCACTGA
- a CDS encoding uncharacterized protein (EggNog:ENOG41~MEROPS:MER0210990), translating to MAFVAPTAEETLRHPAYPSAIWALESHRKGMVDAAIGRGGPVKIAWEIHGEGPTKVVLIMGLAGVKTSWQRQTKYFGHDRADEYSVLILDNRGMGESDKPLARYTTSAMAADVVDVLDHVGWTAEREVHLVGISLGGMIAQEVAYAIPTRLRSLTLLSTTAQFESGPARSWTDAIRQRVGFVVPKSEEQGMIDTSRQLFSDEWLAAPDDAAALPSPKTTPRCGPAPGSPDGEYRAFDTNFQRFQAQELFKRRQVGWFTRQGFLCQLIAAGWHRKSPEQLRELADKVGRERIFIMHGTADNMITVANGEKLIKYIEPAVGLIVEGVGHAPGMDRPEWFNSLLEERFIAFNKL from the exons at GGCGTTTGTTGCTCCAACTGCCGAAGAGACGCTTAGGCATCCAGCCTATCCCTCGGCGATATGGGCTCTGGAGTCTCATCGAAAGGGCATGGTTGATGCTGCAATCGGGCGAGGCGGTCCTGTTAAGATTGCGTGGGAGATTCATGGAGAGGGGCCGACGAAAGTTGTG CTTATCATGGGCTTAGCCGGCGTAAAGACTTCATGGCAGCGCCAAACCAAATACTTTGGTCACGACCGTGCAGATGAGTACTCCGTCCTCATCCTAGACAACCGCGGCATGGGCGAGAGCGACAAGCCCCTGGCCCGCTACACCACCAGCGCCATGGCCGCCGACGTTGTCGACGTGCTCGACCACGTCGGCTGGACCGCCGAGCGCGAGGTCCACCTCGTCGGCATCTCGCTCGGCGGCATGATCGCCCAGGAGGTCGCCTACGCCATCCCCACGCGCCTGCGCTCCCTGACTCTGCTCAGCACCACGGCCCAGTTTGAGAGCGGGCCGGCAAGGTCCTGGACCGACGCGATCCGGCAGCGCGTCGGGTTCGTCGTGCCCAAGTCGGAGGAGCAAGGCATGATTGATACGAGCAGGCAGCTCTTTAGCGACGAGTGGCTCGCTGCGCCGGATGACGCTGCGGCGCTGCCCTCACCAAAGACGACGCCCCGGTGCGGGCCAGCGCCTGGCTCGCCTGACGGCGAGTATCGCGCCTTTGATACCAATTTCCAGCGGTTTCAGGCGCAGGAGCTTTTCAAGAGGCGGCAGGTCGGGTGGTTTACGCGGCAGGGCTTCTTGTGCCAGCTCATTGCGGCGGGGTGGCATAGGAAATCGCCGGAGCAGCTGCGCGAGCTGGCGGATAAGGTTGGCAGGGAGCGCATCTTCATTATGCACGGAACGGCTGATAATATGATTACGGTGGCGAATGGAGAGAAGCTGATCAAGTATATCGAGCCGGCTGTGGGGCTCATTGTCGAGGGAGTTGGCCATGCCCCTGGCATGGATCGGCCTGAGTGGTTCAACAGCCTTTTGGAGGAGAGGTTTATTGCGTTTAATAAGCTGTGA
- a CDS encoding uncharacterized protein (BUSCO:EOG092D4AOT~SECRETED:SignalP(1-18)~TransMembrane:3 (n3-13c18/19o184-208i220-243o249-268i)), producing the protein MRFSVASAILALASVASAASSWSITEGTVKVTSKSGNDAVEKFNGADRVRNTLTLGHQDKLKVTVITKDGSKPKRPHQAFLVVKESLSGLEAPFPLTVKDSGKGSVEISQKDLPSQLLLSEGPLSASLIVASFGSSQGLVTPVFDFNVKLDPVATVEVPPKPLRYGKLAEIHHIFRSDPKNPPVIISITFALAVVATVPALFIGWFALGGNFTHAQKALGNAPISHVVFFGSIIAMEGVFFLYYTQWNLFQVLPAIGVVGVTAFLSGNKALGEVQRRRLAGER; encoded by the exons ATGCGTTTCTCCGTAGCCTCAGCAATTTTGGCGCTCGCCTCcgttgcttctgctgcttcctCGTGGAGTATTACCGAAGGCACTGTCAAAGTGACCTCAAAGAGCGGCAATGACGCAGTAGAGAA ATTCAACGGTGCTGATCGAGTCCGAAACACACTCACTTTGGGCCACCAGGACAAGCTCAAGGTTACGGTCATAACAAAAGATGGCTCCAAACCGAAGCGACCGCATCAAGCTTTCCTCGTTGTGAAGGAGTCATTATCTGGATTGGAGGCACCTTTCCCCTTGACCGTAAAGGACTCTGGAAAGGGATCTGTTGAAATT TCACAAAAAGATCTCCCTAGTCAGCTGCTCCTCTCCGAGGGCCCTCTCTCCGCCAGCCTTATCGTCGCATCTTTTGGCTCATCCCAGGGCTTGGTCACTCCTGTTTTCGACTTCAATGTCAAGCTGGACCCTGTCGCCACTGTCGAAGTCCCCCCGAAGCCGCTACGATATGGCAAGCTTGCTGAGATCCACCACATTTTCCGATCCGATCCCAAGAACCCTCCCGTGATCATCTCAATTACATTTGCTCTTGCTGTAGTGGCTACTGTGCCGGCACTGTTCATTGGC TGGTTTGCTCTTGGGGGAAACTTCACTCATGCGCAGAAGGCTCTGGGAAATGCTCCCATCTCGCATGTCGTTTTCTTTGGATCAATCATTGCGATGGAGggcgtcttctttctctacTATACACAGTGGAATCTGTTCCAAGTTCTCCCCGCGATTGGCGTTGTTGGCGTCACTGCCTTCTTGAGCGGAAACAAGGCCTTGGGAGAGGTCCAGCGCCGACGCCTGGCTGGTGAGAGGTGA